GGAAAGTACCGTAATGAGCAGGGATGGCGGCCTTAACGCCGGTCAACTGGCAAGCCCACGCGGCGGCTTTCGGATCCATTGTGAAGCGGTCTCCGATGGGTAAGATTGCCAGGTCAGGCTCATGAAGCCTTCCGATCCACTCCATATCGGAAAAGAGGCACGTGTCTCCGGCTACATAAACCTTGAGGCCCGAATCAAACTTCACCACGTACCCGGCTGGCTCACCGAGATAGACCACGGTGCCATCCTCTTCCATGAACGATGACGAGTGAATCGCTTGGACCATTGAAACCTCAAGGCCCTGCTCTTCCAGCCGAACCGTTCCGCCTTTATTCATGCCGACCAGGCGCTCCTCTTCGATTCCTTTCGATTGGGCCCAAGCCGTGAGATCGAAGATACCCACGATCGGTCCCGAGCTACGTTCCGCCACGGAAAAAAGATCGCCGATATGGTCGAAATGTCCGTGCGTAATCAGAATTGTGTCTGGCGAGAGGTTGTTGAAGGTGCCCGGACAGCTTGGATTGCCCTCGATCCAAGGGTCTACAAGGGTCTTCTTTCCATCGTGCTCAAATAGGAAAGTTCCGTGTCCGAGCCAGGTAATCTTTACGTCTTTGAAATCCATAGTCTGCTCCTTTGGTTAGTTTTCGTCTTTTTGTAACAATCGTTGGCCTAAACGGGCAAGTCTACTCAGCAAACACCCTACGTGCGACACGATAGGTATTTGCATAGGCCAGAACCGAGTCGGCGATGGGCTTTGCATAACCACCTCCGAGCGCCAGCGAAATCGGCACGTCGTGCCGCTTCGCGTACCCAAGTACCAATTCGTCTCGTCGCTCTAAGCCGCGATGAGTCATCGCGAGTTTACCCAACGAATCCGAGTGGAGTGCGTCTACGCCCGCTTGATAGAGGATGATTTGGGGCTTAAGTCGGTGCACGATTTCGAGCACCTGCTCGACCACCCTGAGATACGTGGAGTCGCCCGTCCCGTCAGGGAGTCCGATATCGAGGCACGACGACGGTTTTTGAAAGGGATAGTTCCGCTCCCCGTGAACGCTGATTATCGAAACTTCGGGGATCGCGCCCAAGATCTCTACATTGCCGTTTCCGTGATGCACATCAAGGTCCAGAATCACAATACGCTCAAGGCCTCGCGCGACTAGGTCCATAGCCACGGTCGCCAGGTCGTTGAAGACACAAAAGCCTTCTCCTTGCGCCCTTGAAGCGTGGTGTGTCCCACCTGCTAGATTCCCCGAGAAACCAGATACCAACGCTTCATCCGCGGCGGATAATGCCCCTGAAACTGTAGCGAGCACGCGCAAGACAAAGGCCTCGGACCAAGGGAAGCCCACCTTCCTCATATGCCTTGAGTCGATCTGCCCAGCGAGAAAGCGCGCCACGTAATCAGGGTCATGCGCAAGATGCAGAACTTCTCTAGAGTCGCGCAGCGGCTCGCTCAGCTCGCCAGGCCCAAGAATCTCGTGGTTCACAAGGTGGTCGCGAAGGAGTCGATACTTTTCCATCGGGAATCGATGCCCTTCCGGAAGCGTCACCGTAAAATGGTCGGAGTAGAAGACTCTCACGCGTGCTCAGACAAAAAACCAAGAACCAGCTCACGAAATTCTTCAGGCGCCTCGATCGGAATGGTGTGGCCCACCCCTTTCACCTCAACGTGTCGACCCTTGGTCAAACGCGCGAGTTCTTGCGCCCCATCGCGGGTCACGAGCAGGTCACCATCTGCCGAAATCACCAGAGTTGGGGCGCTCACCTGGCGCGCGAGCTCGCTCAAATCCGGGTACGATTGCATACCTTCGAGAAGGGCCATGAGTCCGTCACGGCTATTTCGCTGCTCAGACGCCTTGATGATACCGCCCAAGAGGTGCTCATTTTGCTCCAGAAAGCGGTTGCCAAGGATCGTGGGCAGTGCCGCCCAACTCATGGCTTGCACGCCTCCACGCTCCAATATCTCGCGCCAAGACCTGATGATGGTTCTCGAAAGCGCATTGGGTGTGGCTGTGGCCGAACACAGCACAAGTGATTTCACGCGCTCAGGAAAATCCACAGCAAACTGTAGGGCCACCCGGGCCCCGTGGCTAAACCCCACGAGGTGCACTCTTTCGGCACCAATATGGTCCAGAAGTTCAGCCAGGTCTTTGGAGTGGGTTTCCAAGGTTAGTTTGACGTCACTCAGCGGGCTATCGCCCTGCCCTTGCGCATCGTAAGTCAGCACCTGAAACTTTGACTGGAATGCACGTGCTTGCGACTTCCAGTGTAGGGTTGATTGACTCATGCCGTTGAGGAAGACCACCGTATCATTGGGACCTTCGTAGAGTTCGTAATTTAATCCATTCGGGGCTAACATCCGCGCCTCAATCTTTGTTAGTTTTGACTCTGGCCCCAGATTGCTCACTTTGACAAGCGTGCGCTCAAAGGCCATCCTCCTCGTGCCCTTTTGGATGCTATTCGACGTGACGAGATTTTTCATTTTCTTTTTGGTGGTATCCGCATGCTCAGCGGCTCCTGTTGAGCCCGCGCCCAATTTGCGGGAAACCAAGGTTGAAGAAGTCGCGCCGCCAAAGGAGATTGCCCCACCGGTTCAACCGAAGAGCGAACCTCGAGCGTTTCGAGTCGCCGTAGTCTCGGACCTGAACTCGAGTTACGGCTCGTTGGAATACACCCCGGAGGTTCACGAAACGGTGCGATGGCTCTCAGAGGAGTCTCGGCCAGACCTCGTGCTCTCAACGGGCGATATGGTCGCAGGCATGCGACGCGGCCTTAATTACCGAGCCATGTGGGACTCATTCCTTGGGAACGTTGTCCAGCCTTTGGACCCCATTCCCTTCCTGCCGACGCCTGGCAACCACGACGGTGCACCGAATTTTGCCGAAGAACGCGAAGAATATTTAAAGACGTGGACGCCACGCAAACCTGAGCTCAATTGGGTTTCCGATGAAAGCTGGCCTACGCAATACGCGTTTCGGTTCGGTGGCGTACTCTTCATAAGTCTCGATTTTTCAACCGTTCGGTGGCTAGACGAAGAAGAGCGTGTTTGGCTGGAAGACCTTCTCAAAGACTCTGAGAGAAGCGTGATTTTTACCCATGTACCACTTCATCCGATTGCGGCCGGCCGATCCCGCGAAGCCACGCGTGATAGGGCCCTTGAAGAACTCCTTTCTAGACACCCCGTCACTTTGATTCATGGGCATCACCACGCCTATTTTCGCCACCGACACAACGGAATCTCGACGATCTCCATGCCTTGTCTGGGCACCGGTGCACGAAAACTAAAAGGGCAAGCAGATGCGGCGGAAAACGGCGTCGTGATTCTCGAATTCGATGACAAGGAATTCGCGGATACGCTTGTGGCCGCCCCTTCCTTTGAGACGCGTGATTTGAGCACGCTGCCATCAACCTTGGATTGGGAAGATTCGAGTATTGAGCTCTATTTGGGCCCGCTCTTCTGCGAGGCCAGAACGTGTTGATGCGAAGTTTAAGTGTTGTACTCGTGGCGATGGTCATGAGTTGGTGCACGCATGCGTGGGCAATCGACGACCCTGAACTCGAGTATTTTACGATCACCACCCCGCATTTCTACGTGCATTATCACTCCGGAATCGAGGACCTCGCCTGGCGAGTGGCCGTGATTTCGGAGGAGGCGCATCAGATTTTCGCGCCTCTTTTGGAGTGGGAGCCGGCCCGACGCACGCATGTCAACGTATTGGACAAGCTAGACATCGCTAACGGCTCGGCGACGGTTTACGCCAGAAACACGATGAACATCTATGGAATGCCTCCCGAATCTGACAGCGTTCTAGGGTTTTATGATGATTGGCTCCGCGTGCTGGTCTACCACGAATACGTCCACATCCTGCATCTCGACACCATTGGCGGGGCCTCGCCGTACATCAACTTCGTAATCGGCAAACAATCGAACCCAAACCAGACCGCTCCGCGTTGGTTTATCGAGGGGTTCGCCACGTATCACGAATCAAAACGAACGCGCGGCGGGCGCGTCTCGGGGTCTACATGGAAGATGTGGGCACGTACGGCTGCGCTCGAGGGCACACTGCTCGACCTCGGTGGGGTTGCGGGCTCTCCCACCCAATGGCCTGGCGGCAACTCAGCGTATCTCTACGGCTCGCTCTTCTTCGACTATGTATTCGACCGTCACGGCGAGGATTTTGGAAATCAGTTCAATCGCATCTATGGCAGCCGCCTGATTCCGTGGAGCCTCAACCAGACATCAGAAGAGATTTCTGGCGAAACCCTCGAATCGATGTGGAACCAATTCACCGCGGTCACTCAAGCGCGAGCACAGGCCACGCGTCAGCGTGTGCGCGCCGAAGGAGAGTCAGAGATTCGCTCGATTACTCGGCGTGCAGGTTCACACGGATTCGCCCGGCTCAGG
This Microvenator marinus DNA region includes the following protein-coding sequences:
- a CDS encoding metal-dependent hydrolase; the encoded protein is MDFKDVKITWLGHGTFLFEHDGKKTLVDPWIEGNPSCPGTFNNLSPDTILITHGHFDHIGDLFSVAERSSGPIVGIFDLTAWAQSKGIEEERLVGMNKGGTVRLEEQGLEVSMVQAIHSSSFMEEDGTVVYLGEPAGYVVKFDSGLKVYVAGDTCLFSDMEWIGRLHEPDLAILPIGDRFTMDPKAAAWACQLTGVKAAIPAHYGTFPLLTGTPAAFKAELKNLGLDTEVITLEPGQHT
- a CDS encoding histone deacetylase family protein, which codes for MRVFYSDHFTVTLPEGHRFPMEKYRLLRDHLVNHEILGPGELSEPLRDSREVLHLAHDPDYVARFLAGQIDSRHMRKVGFPWSEAFVLRVLATVSGALSAADEALVSGFSGNLAGGTHHASRAQGEGFCVFNDLATVAMDLVARGLERIVILDLDVHHGNGNVEILGAIPEVSIISVHGERNYPFQKPSSCLDIGLPDGTGDSTYLRVVEQVLEIVHRLKPQIILYQAGVDALHSDSLGKLAMTHRGLERRDELVLGYAKRHDVPISLALGGGYAKPIADSVLAYANTYRVARRVFAE
- a CDS encoding alpha/beta fold hydrolase — protein: MLAPNGLNYELYEGPNDTVVFLNGMSQSTLHWKSQARAFQSKFQVLTYDAQGQGDSPLSDVKLTLETHSKDLAELLDHIGAERVHLVGFSHGARVALQFAVDFPERVKSLVLCSATATPNALSRTIIRSWREILERGGVQAMSWAALPTILGNRFLEQNEHLLGGIIKASEQRNSRDGLMALLEGMQSYPDLSELARQVSAPTLVISADGDLLVTRDGAQELARLTKGRHVEVKGVGHTIPIEAPEEFRELVLGFLSEHA
- a CDS encoding metallophosphoesterase family protein, with the translated sequence MTRFFIFFLVVSACSAAPVEPAPNLRETKVEEVAPPKEIAPPVQPKSEPRAFRVAVVSDLNSSYGSLEYTPEVHETVRWLSEESRPDLVLSTGDMVAGMRRGLNYRAMWDSFLGNVVQPLDPIPFLPTPGNHDGAPNFAEEREEYLKTWTPRKPELNWVSDESWPTQYAFRFGGVLFISLDFSTVRWLDEEERVWLEDLLKDSERSVIFTHVPLHPIAAGRSREATRDRALEELLSRHPVTLIHGHHHAYFRHRHNGISTISMPCLGTGARKLKGQADAAENGVVILEFDDKEFADTLVAAPSFETRDLSTLPSTLDWEDSSIELYLGPLFCEARTC